In Denticeps clupeoides chromosome 1, fDenClu1.1, whole genome shotgun sequence, a single window of DNA contains:
- the usp12b gene encoding ubiquitin carboxyl-terminal hydrolase 12 produces MEILMTVRKIASICTMGANASALEKEIGPEQFPVNEHYFGLVNFGNTCYCNSVLQALYFCRPFREKVLAYKIQPRRKESLLTCLADLFNSIATQKKKVGVIPPKKFISRLRKENELFDNYMQQDAHEFLNYLLNTIADLLQEEKSQERQQNGKLVQNGGGGGSSSGGGGGGGGGSSSSTAGEGDAEEKTQQTWVHEIFQGTLTNETRCLNCEAVSSKDEDFLDLSVDVEQNTSITHCLRGFSNTETLCSEYKYYCEQCRSKQEAQKRMCVKKLPMILALHLKRFKYMEQLHRYTKLSYRVVFPLELRLFNTSGDATNPDRMYDLVAVVVHCGSGPNRGHYITIVKSHGFWLLFDDDIVEKIDAQAIEEFYGLTSDISKNSESGYILFYQSRD; encoded by the exons ATGGAAATACTGATGACAGTCCGAAAGATCGCCTCGATTTGTACGATG GGCGCCAATGCCTCTGCTTTGGAGAAGGAGATTGGACCGGAACAGTTTCCCGTAAATGAACACTACTTTGGGCTGGTGAAT TTCGGGAACACCTGCTACTGTAACTCAGTACTGCAGGCCCTGTACTTCTGCCGGCCCTTTAGGGAGAAGGTTCTGGCTTACAAGATCCAGCCAAGGCGCAAGGAGAGCCTCCTGACCTGCCTGGCAGACCTCTTCAACAGCATCGCcacgcagaagaagaaggtgGGCGTCATACCGCCCAAGAAGTTCATCTCCCGACTGAGAAAGGAGAATG AATTGTTTGACAACTACATGCAACAGGACGCTCACGAGTTCCTCAACTACCTGCTCAACACCATCGCTGACCTGCTACAGGAAGAGAAGAGTCAAGAGAGGCAGCAGAACGGCAAGCTGGTGCAGAACGGCGGGGGCGGCGGCAGCAgttcaggaggaggaggaggaggaggaggagggagcagcagcagcaccgccGGAGAAGGGGACGCAGAGGAAAAGACCCAGCAGACCTGGGTCCACGAGATCTTCCAGGGCACGCTGACCAATGAGACGCGCTGCCTGAACTGTGAAGCG GTGAGCAGCAAAGACGAGGACTTCCTGGATCTCTCTGTAGATGTTGAACAGAACACATCCATCACACATTGTCTCAG GGGCTTCAGCAACACAGAGACCTTATGTAGTGAATATAAGTACTACTGTGAGCAGTGCCGGAGCAAGCAGGAGGCTCAGAAGAG AATGTGTGTGAAGAAGTTACCAATGATTCTCGCGCTGCACCTGAAGCGCTTTAAGTACATGGAGCAGCTGCACCGCTACACCAAGCTCTCCTACCGCGTGGTCTTCCCCCTGGAGCTGCGGCTCTTCAACACGTCCGGAGACGCCACCAACCCCGACCGCATGTACGACCTGGTCGCTGTGGTGGTGCACTGTGGCAG CGGTCCAAATCGTGGCCATTATATAACCATAGTGAAGAGTCACGGATTCTGGCTTCTGTTTGATGATGACATAGTAGAG